Proteins encoded together in one Nitrospirota bacterium window:
- the rplW gene encoding 50S ribosomal protein L23 → MSDAYDILKKPVFTEKATYLKETSGKLIVEVDRRANKIEIRKAFEEVFKVKVVKVATINVRGKKKKWGRSVGRSSAMKKAVVTLKKGEKLDFIEGV, encoded by the coding sequence ATGAGCGACGCTTACGATATTTTAAAGAAGCCGGTTTTTACAGAGAAGGCTACTTATTTAAAGGAAACAAGCGGTAAGCTGATAGTCGAAGTCGATAGAAGGGCTAACAAGATAGAGATAAGGAAGGCGTTTGAAGAAGTTTTTAAGGTTAAGGTTGTGAAAGTTGCAACAATAAACGTTCGGGGAAAGAAAAAGAAGTGGGGCCGTTCCGTGGGCCGGTCGTCGGCAATGAAGAAGGCGGTTGTTACCCTTAAAAAGGGTGAAAAACTTGACTTTATAGAAGGGGTTTGA